In the Pseudoalteromonas tunicata genome, one interval contains:
- a CDS encoding response regulator transcription factor — protein MKEILIIDDDEVHISKIRDALKFAYRDVKITNKKGTKNIFNTILPTDFNMIIVSYKNDIKLANLIINEAINLDKNLKVIIYSYFDDQNSILNLLHLPAAAIVLKQDSYNCLVRAFKGLDIETPQLSNKVIKTLIQLHHQAFAMHFEPIKSLTKRENDVLIELVKGSSNKEIARDLNISSFTVADHIKSMFSKLNVSSRGAVIAYGLNQRQMH, from the coding sequence ATGAAAGAGATACTAATTATAGATGATGACGAAGTTCATATATCTAAAATAAGGGATGCATTAAAATTTGCTTATAGGGATGTAAAAATAACCAACAAAAAAGGTACTAAAAATATTTTTAATACTATATTACCTACAGACTTTAACATGATTATCGTTTCATATAAAAATGACATAAAATTGGCAAATTTAATTATTAATGAAGCAATTAATCTGGATAAAAATCTTAAAGTCATCATTTATTCTTATTTTGATGATCAAAACAGTATTTTAAATTTATTACACTTACCTGCTGCTGCAATTGTCCTCAAACAAGATAGTTATAACTGTCTGGTTCGCGCTTTTAAAGGACTCGATATTGAGACGCCACAACTGTCAAACAAGGTAATAAAAACCCTGATCCAACTGCATCATCAGGCTTTTGCTATGCACTTTGAACCGATAAAATCACTCACAAAAAGAGAAAATGATGTTTTAATTGAATTAGTTAAAGGCTCATCAAACAAGGAGATAGCGCGAGATTTAAATATTTCAAGCTTCACAGTAGCGGATCATATCAAATCAATGTTTAGCAAACTAAATGTGTCTTCTCGTGGTGCAGTAATAGCGTATGGTTTAAACCAAAGGCAAATGCACTGA
- the tssB gene encoding type VI secretion system contractile sheath small subunit: MAPKERINISYRPATGAAKEGIELPFKVLVLGDFTQTKDALNTEARKLINVNKSNFDEVMDDLDLKLNFSVPNKMMGDSEETIDISLDISKLSDFEPDQIIEQIDELKKILQLREALKSLKGPLGNSPQMRRQIQRLLSDEASRNELKKEIGLLQ; encoded by the coding sequence GTGGCCCCAAAAGAAAGAATTAACATTTCATATCGACCTGCTACCGGTGCTGCAAAAGAGGGAATTGAACTGCCTTTTAAAGTATTGGTATTAGGGGACTTCACACAAACCAAGGATGCACTCAATACCGAAGCCAGAAAACTAATCAATGTTAATAAAAGTAATTTTGATGAAGTTATGGATGACCTTGATTTGAAATTAAATTTTAGTGTTCCAAACAAAATGATGGGTGATTCTGAAGAGACAATTGATATATCGCTTGATATTTCAAAACTGTCTGATTTTGAACCAGATCAAATCATTGAGCAGATTGATGAATTGAAAAAAATTCTGCAGTTACGAGAAGCATTAAAATCATTAAAAGGGCCTTTGGGAAACTCGCCACAAATGCGTCGTCAAATTCAGCGATTACTCTCTGATGAAGCATCACGAAATGAGTTGAAAAAAGAAATTGGATTACTGCAATAG
- a CDS encoding MFS transporter — MTSNEISVNKSTNMPQSFGLSLFSNVLSSFIASCSMGMLAILVPVQLADLAFNDSTIGNALAFETIASLLICLLLPNILRKLGLTIGILLSAVLRVPTVFVFPYFSGLDVLIPAIFIHGAGCYALLILLQTWVNSIPFAKNKGLMIAIYSTSISVGFAIGPILVNFLKARPEFAASMSDSVLATTTAIIGHAPVVSNAPEFVFAAFLSALALLPTILLFQVIPKVGFTGTAKIWQTIVNCKGAMFSIAMAGVSQFGAGAFLAIYGMKNGLTLHDASLLLTSFMIGSLILEVPIAWLSDYFDRRYFIVWCSFASMVCAVYLPIAIYTPVQAWILAFIWGGVIAGIYSVSLALVGERYPDDDESVAANAGYSLMESIGGTLGIIAIGFSMEKLGTDGMPYVIMFASILYFSFALTRYRIE, encoded by the coding sequence ATGACATCCAATGAAATTAGTGTTAACAAATCAACTAATATGCCGCAGTCTTTTGGCTTAAGCTTATTTTCCAATGTGCTCAGTTCGTTTATTGCTAGCTGTTCGATGGGGATGCTCGCTATTTTAGTTCCAGTGCAATTAGCAGACCTTGCTTTTAATGATTCAACAATTGGTAACGCACTGGCATTTGAAACTATTGCCTCTTTACTTATATGTTTGTTACTGCCAAATATTTTACGTAAGTTAGGTTTAACTATTGGTATTTTACTTTCTGCTGTATTGCGTGTACCAACTGTATTCGTTTTTCCCTATTTCAGTGGATTAGATGTACTGATCCCGGCGATTTTTATTCATGGTGCGGGTTGTTATGCGCTGCTCATTTTGCTCCAAACTTGGGTCAATTCAATCCCATTTGCAAAAAATAAAGGCCTAATGATTGCAATTTACAGTACTTCTATTTCTGTAGGTTTTGCAATCGGTCCTATTTTAGTCAATTTTCTCAAAGCACGGCCTGAATTTGCAGCGAGTATGAGTGATTCGGTACTTGCAACGACCACAGCAATAATAGGACATGCTCCAGTGGTCAGCAACGCGCCTGAATTTGTCTTTGCGGCATTTTTGAGTGCCCTGGCTCTTTTGCCCACCATCTTATTATTTCAAGTCATTCCAAAAGTCGGTTTTACTGGTACAGCTAAAATCTGGCAAACCATAGTCAATTGTAAAGGAGCTATGTTCTCGATTGCGATGGCTGGTGTATCTCAATTTGGCGCAGGTGCATTTTTAGCAATTTATGGCATGAAAAATGGGTTAACTCTTCACGATGCTAGCTTATTACTGACCTCATTTATGATTGGATCTCTTATCTTAGAAGTACCTATTGCATGGTTATCTGACTATTTTGACCGACGCTATTTTATCGTTTGGTGCTCTTTTGCCAGTATGGTGTGTGCTGTTTACTTGCCAATTGCGATTTATACCCCGGTGCAAGCATGGATATTAGCCTTTATTTGGGGAGGTGTCATCGCTGGAATTTATTCGGTTTCACTTGCACTCGTAGGTGAGCGTTACCCCGATGATGATGAATCGGTTGCCGCCAATGCAGGTTATTCTCTGATGGAAAGTATAGGTGGTACACTCGGGATTATTGCTATTGGGTTTTCAATGGAAAAGTTAGGTACTGATGGAATGCCCTATGTCATTATGTTTGCCAGTATTTTATATTTTTCATTTGCGCTGACACGTTATCGCATTGAATAA
- a CDS encoding type III PLP-dependent enzyme: protein MQLTEKLNSFLNKPISTPFLVVDLDVLAHQYRRLVTAMPNVVCHYSVKSNSARAVLEKLFALGSCFEAASINEIHACFAAGAKANQIHFGNTIKKISDIETAYQLGVQSYAFDCYEELVKLAQYAPGCRVVCRLKNDGKGAHWGLCHKFGCSLTEAVDFLSRSVLLGLEPYGLSFHVGSQQQSPDAWHRALVDARWVADELVKQDIKIGLINLGGGYPASGYLNDSDNEVDYSMEFFGKCISESLTAIFGSWSGDLKFICEPGRYLLAEAGVVKTTVILACERMLSDQIHRWLYLDVGKFNGLYEASDIKYPVLHHADQRSDKTSTILTGPTCDSSDMLSYKNHLHHLPFTIAVGDPLMFCCAGAYSNSYSCKGFNGFEPLAEYYI from the coding sequence ATGCAGCTGACTGAAAAACTCAATTCATTTTTGAATAAACCAATTTCAACCCCTTTTTTGGTTGTTGATTTAGATGTTTTAGCCCATCAGTACAGACGTTTGGTGACAGCTATGCCTAATGTTGTCTGTCACTATTCAGTAAAATCAAATAGTGCCCGTGCTGTGTTGGAAAAACTATTCGCCTTGGGCAGTTGTTTTGAAGCTGCGAGTATTAATGAAATCCATGCTTGCTTTGCCGCTGGGGCCAAAGCAAATCAAATTCACTTTGGCAATACCATCAAAAAAATCTCTGATATTGAAACTGCTTATCAGCTTGGAGTGCAAAGTTATGCATTTGACTGTTATGAAGAGCTGGTAAAATTAGCACAATATGCCCCAGGGTGTCGGGTCGTATGTCGCCTAAAAAATGATGGCAAAGGTGCCCATTGGGGTTTATGTCATAAATTTGGTTGTAGTCTCACCGAAGCGGTTGATTTTTTATCGCGATCTGTTTTGTTAGGTTTAGAACCTTATGGTTTATCTTTTCATGTTGGCTCACAACAACAATCTCCTGATGCATGGCATAGAGCTTTAGTAGATGCGAGATGGGTCGCTGATGAACTTGTAAAACAAGATATAAAAATTGGCCTTATCAATTTAGGTGGTGGTTATCCTGCATCTGGTTATCTAAATGATTCAGATAATGAAGTTGATTACTCAATGGAGTTTTTTGGTAAATGTATTAGTGAAAGTTTAACGGCTATCTTTGGTTCTTGGTCTGGGGATTTGAAATTTATTTGTGAACCTGGTCGGTATTTACTTGCTGAAGCTGGTGTTGTGAAAACCACCGTAATATTGGCATGTGAACGAATGTTATCTGACCAAATTCATCGCTGGTTATATTTAGACGTAGGGAAGTTTAATGGGCTATATGAAGCATCTGATATCAAATATCCAGTTTTACATCACGCAGATCAGCGTTCAGATAAAACATCAACCATTTTAACCGGGCCTACTTGTGATAGTAGTGACATGCTAAGTTATAAAAATCACCTTCATCACTTACCATTTACTATTGCAGTGGGTGATCCACTCATGTTTTGCTGTGCAGGAGCTTACAGTAATAGTTATTCATGCAAAGGATTTAACGGCTTCGAACCACTAGCTGAATATTATATTTAG
- the tssC gene encoding type VI secretion system contractile sheath large subunit: MATATTTVNESLIDGLLALSKIPEDDLSYSIASVGMHSLFTRIFEQEADASELRVDKRYVEQLIEELDRKLSLQMDEVLHHPTFQSLEAPWRSLKFLVDRTEFGENIKVEILSVDKEELLNDFQDSPEITESGLYRKVYTDAFGQFGGNPYGVIIGDYSLSHSNQDVELLSHMSSLAAMNHAPFIAAASPEFFSLNEFAEIPDLKQIEAMFEGPQYIKWRQFRDSDDARNVGLALPRFMLRPTYGENIPVRSFNYIEGITNQSQYLWGNASFAYATKLTDSFARYRWCPNIIGPQSGGEVKDLSINLVDDSGTTKVVGPTEVQLSDRKEYELSELGFIPLTLRKDSDSAVFFSSNSVQMPRKFTNDDEGRQAELNYKLGTQLPYLFIVNRLAHYIKVLQRENLGSWKSRGDLEMELNKWIRQYVADQDSPSAATRSQRPLRKAMLRVNEVDTEAGWYEVALEVTPHFKFMGANFTLSLTSMLERG, from the coding sequence ATGGCTACAGCAACTACAACAGTGAATGAATCTCTTATTGATGGCCTACTAGCCCTTAGTAAGATCCCCGAAGATGATTTGAGTTATTCGATTGCCTCAGTTGGCATGCATTCTTTATTTACTCGCATATTTGAGCAAGAGGCAGATGCAAGTGAATTAAGAGTCGATAAGCGCTATGTTGAACAATTAATTGAAGAATTAGACCGCAAGTTAAGTTTACAAATGGATGAGGTACTCCATCATCCAACTTTCCAATCTTTAGAAGCACCATGGCGAAGTTTAAAGTTTTTAGTTGATAGAACTGAATTTGGTGAAAACATCAAAGTTGAAATTTTATCTGTCGATAAAGAAGAATTACTTAATGACTTTCAAGATTCACCTGAAATAACTGAAAGTGGTTTATATCGTAAAGTTTATACAGATGCGTTTGGCCAATTTGGTGGTAATCCCTACGGCGTCATTATTGGGGACTATAGCTTATCTCACAGTAATCAAGACGTAGAGCTTCTTAGCCACATGTCTAGCCTTGCAGCAATGAACCATGCACCCTTTATAGCCGCAGCTTCACCAGAATTTTTCTCCTTAAACGAATTTGCTGAAATTCCAGATTTAAAACAAATCGAAGCGATGTTCGAAGGTCCGCAATATATTAAATGGCGACAATTTAGAGACTCAGACGATGCGCGAAATGTTGGTTTAGCACTGCCTCGCTTTATGCTTCGTCCAACGTATGGTGAAAACATACCCGTTCGTAGTTTTAATTATATTGAAGGCATTACGAATCAATCACAGTACTTATGGGGAAATGCTTCTTTTGCTTATGCCACAAAGTTAACCGATAGTTTTGCTAGATACCGCTGGTGCCCAAATATTATAGGCCCACAATCTGGTGGTGAAGTAAAAGATCTGTCGATTAACTTAGTTGATGACAGTGGTACCACTAAAGTCGTTGGTCCAACAGAAGTGCAATTGTCAGATCGTAAAGAATATGAATTGTCTGAATTAGGGTTTATTCCGCTGACTCTGCGTAAAGATTCAGACAGTGCGGTATTCTTTTCATCAAACTCAGTTCAAATGCCGCGTAAATTTACCAATGATGATGAAGGTCGTCAAGCTGAGCTTAATTATAAACTAGGTACACAATTACCGTACTTATTCATTGTTAATCGCCTCGCACATTACATCAAAGTATTGCAACGTGAAAACCTAGGAAGCTGGAAAAGTCGTGGTGATTTAGAAATGGAACTTAATAAATGGATTAGACAATACGTAGCTGATCAAGATAGTCCTTCAGCAGCAACTCGTAGTCAAAGGCCTCTGCGTAAGGCGATGCTTCGAGTAAATGAAGTTGATACAGAGGCTGGTTGGTATGAAGTTGCATTAGAAGTAACACCTCACTTTAAGTTTATGGGCGCTAATTTTACTTTATCACTTACAAGTATGTTAGAGCGTGGTTAA
- the icmH gene encoding type IVB secretion system protein IcmH/DotU produces MKLINAFIPVLSYLKSITGLLTESSELDQEQLQQQLMPQLIKYKETLLNNGYSSEQFETALFAICALIDEAVLISEWKYKDNWLKNPLQKQFFETNSAGVEFFEKLDNLKELNTKDQDIREVYFYCLTFGFTGCYFDIGQKSQLNDIIQANYKLLNNYQEIKLFNPKIPSNQVTLVDQQMHEYYKRKLFTWGPIVFLVASFFYFRNDFLSVLYTFISSI; encoded by the coding sequence ATGAAGTTAATCAATGCGTTTATCCCAGTATTGTCTTATCTCAAAAGTATTACTGGACTGCTCACCGAATCGTCAGAATTAGATCAAGAACAATTGCAGCAGCAGTTAATGCCTCAACTGATTAAGTATAAAGAAACCTTACTCAATAATGGCTATTCGAGTGAACAATTTGAAACTGCCTTGTTTGCTATTTGCGCTTTGATTGATGAGGCGGTATTAATTTCTGAATGGAAATATAAAGACAACTGGTTGAAAAATCCGCTGCAAAAACAATTCTTTGAAACTAACTCTGCGGGTGTCGAGTTTTTTGAAAAATTAGACAACCTAAAAGAATTAAATACAAAAGATCAAGATATACGAGAAGTGTATTTTTACTGCTTAACATTCGGATTTACGGGGTGTTATTTTGATATTGGTCAAAAAAGTCAGCTTAACGATATTATCCAAGCTAATTATAAATTGCTTAACAACTATCAAGAAATCAAATTATTTAATCCAAAAATACCAAGTAATCAAGTAACACTCGTAGATCAACAAATGCATGAATATTACAAAAGAAAGCTCTTTACTTGGGGGCCAATTGTATTTTTAGTGGCGAGTTTCTTTTATTTTAGAAATGATTTTTTGAGTGTTTTGTACACATTCATCAGTAGTATTTAA
- a CDS encoding PDC sensor domain-containing protein — translation MGTENFQGKNYKIYPLYEAIFIGISVFLAIFITTYFIYQHAINAQKGEIKEGLIRTAQVVAVFIDGDEHKKFISSEQEKSDSYLHSIQPFEAVLNADKSIKYLYTTILKDDKVYFILDPTPSGDADGDGVDDKAHIMDEYTEASSEIKQALRNQEIVVSEQPYSDRWGSFVSGYIPFYDKSGNFSGVLGIDIEAKNYFERLAPIKRATTRTMVAGFFIAFLIASLVWFTRNFGLVVNQKRLDAYERIIAKQSAQIKESHLDGD, via the coding sequence ATGGGTACAGAAAACTTTCAAGGTAAAAACTATAAAATATACCCACTATACGAAGCTATATTCATTGGTATTTCGGTATTTTTGGCTATTTTCATTACTACTTACTTTATTTATCAACATGCTATAAATGCCCAAAAAGGGGAAATAAAAGAAGGGTTAATTCGAACGGCGCAAGTGGTTGCCGTTTTTATTGATGGGGATGAACATAAAAAATTTATTAGTTCTGAACAAGAAAAAAGCGACAGCTATTTACATTCAATTCAACCATTTGAAGCGGTATTAAACGCAGATAAATCAATCAAATATCTCTATACAACCATATTAAAGGACGACAAGGTTTACTTCATCTTAGATCCCACGCCTTCTGGTGATGCTGATGGTGACGGTGTTGATGATAAAGCACACATTATGGATGAATACACCGAAGCAAGTTCTGAAATTAAGCAGGCACTCAGAAATCAAGAGATTGTTGTTTCTGAGCAACCTTACTCTGATAGATGGGGATCGTTTGTCAGTGGTTATATCCCTTTTTATGACAAATCCGGAAATTTTTCTGGGGTGCTTGGAATTGATATTGAAGCAAAAAACTATTTTGAACGACTAGCTCCTATCAAGCGAGCCACAACAAGAACCATGGTTGCAGGCTTTTTTATTGCTTTTTTGATTGCTTCGTTAGTATGGTTTACCCGCAACTTTGGATTAGTTGTCAACCAAAAACGATTAGATGCCTATGAACGGATCATTGCCAAACAGTCAGCACAGATAAAAGAATCCCATCTTGATGGGGATTAA
- the tssK gene encoding type VI secretion system baseplate subunit TssK codes for MDPLKSIFWNQGLFLKPQHFQHLSLQTLAQSYAFTKITTGVEQGIASLSINSSALEAGLFQIETFEAILPDKTLLVFPGNCSIAPLSIANMSTDKDSTIDIYLAVAPVLIDENNVSNNVNEQVRYIHNEPATVVDMYDFEEQTQLNTVNIKCRLITEKELEHHKESICIQIAKLFSQAGKFTLSSDFIPSIITIASSLVLQTNIQSLKQSLMARYEQLESFSSLKGQQSSDISSASLSTIMALNVLANAIPQLAHFEECLHLKTEQLYLCLRQLIGQLSLFSRTISVLGYSTQVSESLLPFNHENQTECFHRAFSLTRLLLNELTIEPEMLIHFIAQNEAKFVATLTADFLAKNNRYYFRLRSKENLELRVSDILQFAKLGADGQVDVYIKRALPGIKLSYLSRKPLGVASSPNSYYFSFDTTSFEWHKALESGRLGLIWPDAPEDLQVEIIAVRG; via the coding sequence ATGGATCCATTAAAGTCAATTTTTTGGAATCAAGGGTTGTTTCTAAAACCTCAACACTTTCAACATTTATCACTTCAAACCCTAGCCCAAAGCTATGCGTTTACAAAAATAACAACAGGTGTTGAGCAGGGCATAGCTTCATTATCAATTAACAGCAGTGCGTTAGAAGCGGGTTTATTTCAAATCGAGACATTTGAAGCCATTTTACCCGATAAAACATTATTAGTTTTTCCTGGGAATTGTTCTATTGCGCCACTTTCAATTGCAAATATGAGTACAGACAAAGACAGCACAATTGATATTTATCTCGCTGTTGCACCGGTATTAATCGATGAAAATAATGTTTCTAATAATGTAAATGAGCAAGTTCGTTATATTCATAACGAGCCCGCTACTGTTGTCGATATGTATGATTTTGAAGAGCAAACTCAGCTCAATACGGTTAATATAAAATGTAGATTAATTACAGAAAAAGAGCTTGAACACCACAAAGAATCAATTTGTATTCAAATTGCTAAATTATTCTCACAAGCTGGTAAATTTACTTTAAGCAGTGATTTTATTCCTTCAATTATCACCATTGCTTCTTCATTAGTCTTACAAACAAATATTCAATCACTTAAACAAAGTTTAATGGCAAGATATGAGCAGCTTGAAAGTTTTAGTTCGCTCAAAGGCCAGCAAAGTAGTGATATTTCCAGTGCAAGTTTATCAACAATTATGGCTTTAAATGTGCTTGCTAATGCCATTCCGCAATTGGCACACTTTGAGGAGTGTTTGCATTTAAAAACAGAACAATTATATCTGTGTTTACGCCAGCTCATAGGCCAGCTCAGCTTATTCTCAAGAACCATTTCTGTGTTAGGTTACAGCACCCAAGTATCAGAATCTTTACTTCCTTTTAATCACGAAAACCAAACGGAATGTTTTCATCGAGCATTTTCATTAACCCGATTATTACTCAATGAATTGACTATTGAGCCAGAAATGCTGATTCATTTTATAGCCCAAAATGAAGCCAAATTTGTCGCAACATTAACTGCAGACTTTTTAGCAAAAAATAATCGCTATTATTTTAGATTACGCTCTAAAGAAAATCTTGAGCTAAGAGTGAGTGACATTTTACAGTTTGCAAAGCTTGGGGCGGATGGACAAGTGGATGTCTACATCAAACGCGCATTACCAGGCATCAAATTAAGCTATTTATCAAGAAAACCACTAGGGGTAGCGAGTTCACCAAACAGTTATTACTTCAGTTTTGATACCACTTCTTTTGAATGGCATAAAGCACTCGAATCGGGCAGATTAGGACTTATTTGGCCCGATGCTCCAGAAGACTTACAGGTTGAAATCATTGCGGTAAGGGGGTAA
- the tssD gene encoding type VI secretion system tube protein TssD: protein MPTEIYMTINDPEGCLTEESCSKESIGSFFKSDHEEETLVLAYNHKVSVPTNSLTGQVTGTRKHEYLEVTKFIDKSSPLLLNSVTSPSELEVILRFFRTPDETSAGEPVEYYNITLQRAKIVSINTISPNILIPENDGLMPFENVVFTYGQIQADHVVCGTTAIDDWSGEGE from the coding sequence ATGCCTACAGAAATATACATGACAATAAATGACCCAGAGGGTTGCTTAACTGAAGAATCCTGTTCAAAAGAAAGTATTGGTTCATTTTTCAAATCTGATCATGAGGAAGAAACATTAGTCTTAGCGTATAACCATAAGGTGAGTGTGCCGACCAACTCTTTGACAGGTCAAGTAACTGGTACTCGAAAGCATGAGTATCTTGAAGTAACCAAGTTTATTGACAAGAGTTCACCATTATTACTCAATTCCGTCACTTCACCTTCTGAGCTGGAAGTGATTTTACGCTTCTTTCGCACACCAGATGAAACCAGTGCGGGCGAGCCGGTTGAGTACTACAACATTACATTGCAACGCGCAAAGATTGTCAGCATAAATACAATTTCTCCTAACATATTAATTCCTGAAAACGATGGGTTAATGCCGTTTGAGAATGTGGTATTTACGTATGGCCAAATTCAAGCTGATCATGTGGTATGTGGTACGACAGCGATTGATGATTGGTCTGGTGAAGGCGAATAA
- a CDS encoding type VI secretion lipoprotein TssJ, which yields MRLLSLFRLSLLTFAIFFLTACSSFNFFSDDSDNKTSENNASYTNPKQLDHWLDNASAWRNWDINGPNNALAQWQFEDNALSVHLQASGELNSFNNLPHILHIKVIQLTDITGLNTLIKTPAGVRTILSESIEMIPNAVSEEIVTLAPNQTLTLNLARQQDAKFIAVVSGFAELKPTNSVKILSIPIITIKAPQADKSWFDTLTFGLFSDEAEQIPDIIRPATIKIQGQFGDTAISKFDAQAF from the coding sequence ATGAGACTATTAAGTTTGTTTCGGCTCAGTTTGCTAACATTTGCTATTTTTTTTCTAACGGCTTGCAGTTCATTTAACTTTTTTAGTGATGATTCTGATAACAAAACCTCAGAAAATAACGCAAGTTATACCAACCCAAAGCAACTAGATCATTGGCTTGATAATGCTTCTGCTTGGCGTAATTGGGATATTAATGGCCCTAATAACGCATTAGCACAATGGCAATTTGAAGACAATGCCCTGAGTGTTCACCTGCAAGCCAGTGGTGAACTTAATAGTTTCAATAATTTACCACATATTTTACACATTAAGGTGATTCAACTAACTGATATAACAGGGTTGAATACATTAATAAAAACGCCAGCTGGGGTTCGTACTATTTTGTCTGAATCAATAGAGATGATCCCAAATGCTGTGTCTGAAGAAATCGTCACTCTTGCACCAAATCAAACCTTAACCCTTAATTTAGCCCGGCAGCAGGATGCTAAGTTTATTGCTGTAGTAAGTGGTTTTGCAGAATTAAAACCGACTAATTCAGTCAAGATATTATCCATACCCATTATTACGATTAAAGCACCTCAAGCAGACAAGTCTTGGTTTGATACCTTAACCTTTGGTTTATTTAGTGATGAAGCTGAGCAAATTCCAGACATTATTCGTCCTGCCACAATTAAAATTCAAGGCCAGTTTGGTGATACTGCCATTTCTAAATTCGATGCTCAGGCTTTCTGA